A region of Necator americanus strain Aroian chromosome I, whole genome shotgun sequence DNA encodes the following proteins:
- a CDS encoding hypothetical protein (NECATOR_CHRI.G1468.T2) encodes MKKRKRVGLDDVGSSQSRNSHRTESSSSSTGDEWLCASTRVPLPGETFNLLSTKTKQKPVSAVPLRDVKVAPRRFSAPNPSFTLGKDDHRKDGSESLSDTCTPTGSTSGFSPSCIFQAKKPSKLIQLKRASLSSPSASSPRIRKASPILTPEASSKCKWPSFVSRKRKNVVLELSPRSAKSYTKLERSVISRNNMSEDSMEVEESPLKTDTIRPAERTPSPAPCTSVESLMTDSQNFTGTIKTRGLENSRKDVLYRIATKREETWPMFLRSPIKTSGDNERSTSVVTQTILDSSPDEKNEGPKGGAIEPALSSVDTKSSASGDVIAATQELVTESDDETDLRSERFYIDEISRLNSNNPSTEKRMKEEEDSEEDESSSDEDDTLTRSSVARMNLTGFAHDLAEFILARRSERLMIKRDPNVQTTTYEVLHTVSAWGLSVSWLSPKAMMFAPPFARDPTTVTLALPLLIIPNKYDPEMPLILNPIIVSTTQDTLVANPET; translated from the exons atgaagaagagaaagagagtaGGATTGGACGACGTCGGCAGCTCACAGTCACGTAATTCGCATCGAACTGAAAGCAGTAGTAGCAGTACTGGCGATGAATGGTTATGTGCCAGCACTCGGGTCCCATTACCGGGGGAAA CATTCAATTTGCTTTCCACAAAAACCAAGCAGAAGCCAGTTTCAGCGGTACCGCTTAGGGACGTGAAAG TAGCGCCAAGAAGATTTTCTGCTCCAAATCCATCCTTTACTCTGGGAAAGGATGACCACAGAAAGGATGGTTCTGAATCCCTTTCAGACACCTGCACACCAACTGGCAGCACATCCGGGTTTAGCCCTTCTTGCATATTTCAGGCGAAAAAACCATCGAAAC TAATTCAGCTGAAACGGGCATCATTGTCTTCACCTTCGGCTTCTAGTCCCAGAATCAGGAAAGCTTCACCAATTCTCACGCCTGAGGCATCCTCTAAGTGTAAGT GGCCATCATTTGTAagtaggaaaaggaaaaatgtggtTTTGGAGCTTTCACCGCGTAGTGCTAAGTCATATACTAAACTTG AGCGATCCGTTATTAGCCGAAACAATATGTCAGAGGATTCCATGGAAGTGGAAGAATCTCCTCTCAAAACAG ATACGATTCGCCCTGCTGAACGCACTCCTTCTCCAGCTCCCTGCACTTCTGTAGAGTCTTTGATGACAGATTCACAGAATTTCACGGGAACGATCAAAACCAG GGGTCTCGAAAATAGCCGAAAAGATGTACTCTACAGGATTGCGACTAAAAGAGAAG AAACGTGGCCAATGTTCTTACGAAGTCCGATCAAGACGAGTGGAGACAATGAAAGATCTACAAGTGTTGTgactcaaacgattctggattctTCACCTGATGAGAAGAACGAGGGTCCGAAAGGTGGCGCAATTGAACCTGCGCTGTCTTCAGTCGACACAAAGTCCAGTGCTTCAGGCGATGTGATCGCTGCTACTCAG GAACTCGTGACTGAATCCGATGACGAGACGGATCTGAGATCAGAAAGATTTTATATTGACGAGATCAGCCGACTGAACTCAAACAACCCGTCGacagagaaaagaatgaaagaagaagaggactCTGAAGAAGATGAGAGTTCGTCAGATGAAGATGACACGCTCACGCGAAGTAGCGTGGCAAGGATGAATTTGACTGGATTTGCGC ATGACCTTGCCGAATTTATTCTTGCACGTCGCTCCGAGCGCCTAATGATAAAGAGGGATCCAAATGTGCAAACGACAACTTATGAAGTTTTGCATACAGTGAG TGCATGGGGGCTCTCGGTGTCGTGGCTTTCACCAAAGGCGATGATGTTTGCGCCGCCGTTTGCTCGAGACCCTACCACTGTCACACTGGCACTACCATTGCTGATCATTCCGAACAAGTACGATCCAGAAATGCCGCTCATACTTAATCCTATCATAGTTTCCACCACACAGGATACACTTGTCGCAAATCCGGAAACTTAA
- a CDS encoding hypothetical protein (NECATOR_CHRI.G1468.T1) codes for MKKRKRVGLDDVGSSQSRNSHRTESSSSSTGDEWLCASTRVPLPGETFNLLSTKTKQKPVSAVPLRDVKVAPRRFSAPNPSFTLGKDDHRKDGSESLSDTCTPTGSTSGFSPSCIFQAKKPSKLIQLKRASLSSPSASSPRIRKASPILTPEASSKWPSFVSRKRKNVVLELSPRSAKSYTKLERSVISRNNMSEDSMEVEESPLKTDTIRPAERTPSPAPCTSVESLMTDSQNFTGTIKTRGLENSRKDVLYRIATKREETWPMFLRSPIKTSGDNERSTSVVTQTILDSSPDEKNEGPKGGAIEPALSSVDTKSSASGDVIAATQELVTESDDETDLRSERFYIDEISRLNSNNPSTEKRMKEEEDSEEDESSSDEDDTLTRSSVARMNLTGFAHDLAEFILARRSERLMIKRDPNVQTTTYEVLHTVSAWGLSVSWLSPKAMMFAPPFARDPTTVTLALPLLIIPNKYDPEMPLILNPIIVSTTQDTLVANPET; via the exons atgaagaagagaaagagagtaGGATTGGACGACGTCGGCAGCTCACAGTCACGTAATTCGCATCGAACTGAAAGCAGTAGTAGCAGTACTGGCGATGAATGGTTATGTGCCAGCACTCGGGTCCCATTACCGGGGGAAA CATTCAATTTGCTTTCCACAAAAACCAAGCAGAAGCCAGTTTCAGCGGTACCGCTTAGGGACGTGAAAG TAGCGCCAAGAAGATTTTCTGCTCCAAATCCATCCTTTACTCTGGGAAAGGATGACCACAGAAAGGATGGTTCTGAATCCCTTTCAGACACCTGCACACCAACTGGCAGCACATCCGGGTTTAGCCCTTCTTGCATATTTCAGGCGAAAAAACCATCGAAAC TAATTCAGCTGAAACGGGCATCATTGTCTTCACCTTCGGCTTCTAGTCCCAGAATCAGGAAAGCTTCACCAATTCTCACGCCTGAGGCATCCTCTAAGT GGCCATCATTTGTAagtaggaaaaggaaaaatgtggtTTTGGAGCTTTCACCGCGTAGTGCTAAGTCATATACTAAACTTG AGCGATCCGTTATTAGCCGAAACAATATGTCAGAGGATTCCATGGAAGTGGAAGAATCTCCTCTCAAAACAG ATACGATTCGCCCTGCTGAACGCACTCCTTCTCCAGCTCCCTGCACTTCTGTAGAGTCTTTGATGACAGATTCACAGAATTTCACGGGAACGATCAAAACCAG GGGTCTCGAAAATAGCCGAAAAGATGTACTCTACAGGATTGCGACTAAAAGAGAAG AAACGTGGCCAATGTTCTTACGAAGTCCGATCAAGACGAGTGGAGACAATGAAAGATCTACAAGTGTTGTgactcaaacgattctggattctTCACCTGATGAGAAGAACGAGGGTCCGAAAGGTGGCGCAATTGAACCTGCGCTGTCTTCAGTCGACACAAAGTCCAGTGCTTCAGGCGATGTGATCGCTGCTACTCAG GAACTCGTGACTGAATCCGATGACGAGACGGATCTGAGATCAGAAAGATTTTATATTGACGAGATCAGCCGACTGAACTCAAACAACCCGTCGacagagaaaagaatgaaagaagaagaggactCTGAAGAAGATGAGAGTTCGTCAGATGAAGATGACACGCTCACGCGAAGTAGCGTGGCAAGGATGAATTTGACTGGATTTGCGC ATGACCTTGCCGAATTTATTCTTGCACGTCGCTCCGAGCGCCTAATGATAAAGAGGGATCCAAATGTGCAAACGACAACTTATGAAGTTTTGCATACAGTGAG TGCATGGGGGCTCTCGGTGTCGTGGCTTTCACCAAAGGCGATGATGTTTGCGCCGCCGTTTGCTCGAGACCCTACCACTGTCACACTGGCACTACCATTGCTGATCATTCCGAACAAGTACGATCCAGAAATGCCGCTCATACTTAATCCTATCATAGTTTCCACCACACAGGATACACTTGTCGCAAATCCGGAAACTTAA